One stretch of Prunus persica cultivar Lovell chromosome G1, Prunus_persica_NCBIv2, whole genome shotgun sequence DNA includes these proteins:
- the LOC18788578 gene encoding protein SAWADEE HOMEODOMAIN HOMOLOG 1 yields MERLRPRHREVHIGFTKAETQKMERLLRELGEQVLERQFCQNIAKCFNRSAGRAGKPIVKWTEVQSWLQNRAQELPNVSKNISEQQGIRPLNKALGSSEIPKEEKTGNISELEFEARSSKDGAWYDVESFLAHRSLSSGETEVRVRFVGFGAEEDEWVNVKRAVRERSVPLEHSECQNLKVGDLVLCFQERRDQAIYYDAHIIEIQRKMHDIRGCRCLFSIRYNHDNIEERVRLRRLCRRPTH; encoded by the exons atgGAGCGTCTTCGTCCAAGACACAGAGAGGTTCACATTGGCTTTACAAAGGCCGAG ACTCAGAAAATGGAGAGATTGCTAAGGGAATTAGGAGAACAAGTGCTGGAGCGacaattttgtcaaaatattgcAAAATGTTTTAA TCGCTCCGCAGGTCGTGCTGGGAAACCGATTGTGAAATGGACTGAG GTGCAAAGTTGGTTGCAGAATAGAGCGCAAGAGTTGCCAAACGTATCCAAAAATATCTCTGAGCAACAGGGAATTCGCCCTTTGAATAAGGCACTTGGAAGTTCTGAAATACCTAAAG AAGAAAAGACCGGAAACATATCAGAGTTGGAATTTGAGGCAAGGTCATCAAAAGATGGGGCATG GTATGATGTTGAGTCGTTCCTTGCTCACAGGTCTCTTAGTTCGGGGGAAACT GAAGTTCGTGTCAGATTTGTTGGATTTGGAGCCGAAGAAGATGAGTGGGTCAATGTAAAAAGAGCAGTGCGAGAACGCTCTGTACCACTGGAGCATTCAGAATGTCAAAATTTGAAGGTTGGAGACCTTGTCCTCTGCTTCCAG GAGAGGAGAGATCAAGCAATCTACTATGATGCTCATATTATTGAAATCCAAAGGAAAATGCACGATATAAGGGGATGCAGGTGTCTTTTCTCAATTCGATATAATCATGACAACATCGAG GAAAGAGTTCGATTGAGAAGATTATGTCGAAGGCCAACACATTAG
- the LOC18793555 gene encoding casein kinase 1-like protein HD16, translating into MPELRSRPRRTRAPKNPDPILNQNPNPITQPQPQPPQKLTVRKTRTAQNKKNNNNNQKKNKEKKAVGVGKRRRAKAGPVIETRSFKLDEEQAGGEGAMDEYDSGGRSADKGPGAEDEGLAPIPEKVQVGGSPVYKIEKKLGKGGFGQVYVGRRMGTGPGAVEVALKFEHRSSKGCNYGPPYEWQIYNALGGSHGVPRVHYKGRQADYYIMVMDMLGPSLWDVWNNSSHTMSIEMVACIAIEAISILEKMHSRGYVHGDVKPENFLLGPPGTLEEKKLFLVDLGLATRWRDSTGQHVDYDQRPDVFRGTVRYASVHAHLGRTGSRRDDLESLAYTLIFLLRGRLPWQGYQGENKGFLVCKKKMVTSPETLCCFCPQPFRQFVEYVVNLKFDEEPNYAKYISLFDGIVGPNPDIRPINTDGAQKLICQVGQKRGRLTMEEEDDEQPKKKIRMGMPATQWISVYNARRPMKQRYHYNVADVRLSQHIEKGNEDGLFISSVASCSNLWALIMDAGTGFSSQVYELSPYFLHKEWIMEQWDKNYYISAIAGTSNGSSLVVMSKGTQFLQQSYKVSESFPFKWINKKWREGFYVTAMATAGSRWAIVMSRGAGFSDQVVELDFLYPSEGIHRRWDHGFRITSTAATWDQAAFVLSVPRRKLADETQETLRTSAFPSTHVKEKWAKNLYIASICYGRTVS; encoded by the exons ATGCCTGAGCTGCGTAGCAGACCACGCAGAACCCGGGCACCCAAAAACCCCGACCCGATTCTGAACCAGAACCCGAACCCGATCACCCAGCCTCAGCCTCAACCACCTCAGAAGCTAACTGTGCGGAAGACTAGGACCGCAcagaacaagaagaataacaataataatcagAAGAAGAATAAGGAAAAGAAGGCAGTTGGTGTCGGCAAGAGGAGGAGGGCCAAGGCTGGTCCGGTCATTGAAACGAGGTCGTTTAAGTTAGACGAAGAACAGGCTGGTGGTGAGGGAGCCATGGATGAGTACGATAGCGGTGGCCGCAGTGCCGATAAAGGTCCCGGAGCTGAGGATGAGGGCTTAGCTCCTATTCCCGAGAAG GTCCAGGTTGGTGGTTCCCCAGTATACAAAATAGAGAAGAAATTGGGGAAAGGAGGCTTTGGACAAGTGTATGTAGGTCGACGCATGGGGACTGGCCCTGGAGCTGTTGAG GTTGCGTTGAAATTTGAGCATAGAAGCAGCAAAGGATGTAACTATGGCCCACCTTACGAATGGCAAATTTACAA TGCACTCGGCGGTAGTCATGGGGTGCCACGAGTTCATTATAAGGGCCGTCAAGCTGACTACTACATCATG GTGATGGATATGCTTGGACCTAGCTTGTGGGATGTCTGGAATAACAGCTCACACAC GATGTCAATTGAAATGGTTGCGTGTATTGCCATTGAGGCAATAtccatattggagaagatGCACTCTAGAGG ATATGTACATGGGGATGTGAAACCTGAGAACTTTTTGCTTGGTCCCCCTGGTACTCTTGAGGAGAAGAAGCTGTTTCTTGTTGACCTTGGATTAG CCACCAGGTGGCGAGATTCAACTGGCCAGCATGTTGACTATGATCAACGACCAGATGTTTTCAG GGGAACGGTAAGGTATGCAAGTGTGCATGCTCATCTTGGTAGAACTGGCAGCAGGCGAGATGACTTGGAATCTCTAGCTTACACACTGATATTTCTTCTTCGTGGCcggttgccatggcaaggaTATCAG GGAGAAAATAAAGGATTCCTTGTCTGCAAGAAAAAGATGGTCACTTCCCCAGAAACTCTGTGTTGCTTCTGCCCTCAGCCATTCAGACAGTTTGTTGAGTATGTGGTGAATTTGAAGTTTGACGAAGAACCGAACTATGCAAAATATATATCCCTTTTTGATGGGATTGTTGGTCCAAATCCAGATATCAGGCCAATAAATACTGATGGTGCTCAGAAG CTTATATGTCAGGTTGGACAAAAGAGAGGAAGATTGAccatggaggaggaggatgatgagcaaccaaagaagaagattcGTATGGGGATGCCTGCAACACAATGGATTAGTGTATACAATGCTCGTAGGCCTATGAAGCAAAG ATATCACTATAATGTTGCAGATGTGAGGCTCTCCCAACACATTGAGAAAGGAAATGAGGACGGGTTATTTATTAGCAGTGTAGCTTCATGTTCAAATCTTTGGGCTCTCATTATGGATGCTGGCACTGGCTTCAGTTCCCAAGTTTATGAACTTTCTCCCTATTTTCTTCATAAG GAATGGATTATGGAGCAATGGGACAAAAACTACTATATCAGCGCAATAGCAGGAACTAGCAATGGAAGCTCACTAGTTGTAATGTCTAAAG GGACACAATTCTTACAGCAGTCATATAAAGTCAGTGAGTCATTTCCTTTCAAGTGGATTAATAAAAAATGGAGGGAAGGATTTTATGTTACTGCAATGGCCACTGCCGGGAGTAGATGGGCTATTGTTATGTCCCGTGGTGCAGGATTTTCTGACCAG GTTGTGGAACTAGATTTCCTGTATCCAAGTGAAGGCATTCATCGAAGGTGGGATCATGGTTTCCGCATCACGTCAACTGCAGCAACTTGGGATCAGGCAGCTTTTGTCCTTAGTGTTCCGAGGAGAAAACTGGCAGATGAAACTCAAGAGACGCTTCGAACTTCTGCTTTTCCTAGTACTCATGTTAAG GAGAAATGGGCAAAAAATCTGTATATTGCATCTATTTGTTACGGTCGAACTGTCTCATGA
- the LOC18791576 gene encoding ATP-dependent RNA helicase DEAH13 has protein sequence MSKSQKRKRNKLEVESKYSKRRKALQFPKAGFNKNNGDCACNDQTEPDHQLEKTQSRQDLDEIHEDKVKESTKVNSSSRASELSEFPAARPLLAPTIVHVSRPDEVEEARKDLPIVMMEQEIMEAINENSTVIIRGETGCGKTTQVPQFLFEAGYGSSHSNSAQSGIIGVTQPRRVAVYATAERVAYELGLNLGKEVGFQVRHDKRMSKSSCSIKFMTDGILLQELKSDFLLKQYSVIILDEVHVRSSNTDILIGMLSRVIVQRQKEYENQQKAVLLGKNVSREQQIFPLKLVLMSATLREDFIRKLFGEPPIIEVPTRQFSVKAYYENRTEEEGDYVEKACKKVLKIHKRLPLGGILVFVTGKREVERLCRKLQGASRELMKRSVESDTDEVSDIDSVEDELEGYSYDSETESEQEFFRDDDRDSLCQDTPGLVDGTVAEVVGEDGSIVSPKAGFDSWAGKSSLCCNSAGKKGTFPGALHVVPLYARLNAEAQLTEIEKVKEGGRLVVVATNVAETSLTISRIKYVVDTGKEKVKDYNSNGMETYKIQWISKASADQRKGRAGRTGPGHCYRLYSQAVYYNKFPDFSAPEISKVPFDGVALLLKSMNILKISNFPFPTPPEAGAVDEAERLLAVLEASDTNGRLTPLGHSMACYPLRPRHSRMLLTIFQIMSKQKNRARANLVLAYAVAAVASLSCSNPFLRQFEDIHTTNHDNVCSDAPFEHSNQEKLTKKKLKETLKVPRERFFNPSSDALSRAYALQCYEISKRPVEFCNDNALHPKTMEEISKLRKQLFERVFEQSGVSGGEKEFSWIYGSMEDVERDWRVSYDKNPLSMYEEELLGQAICAGWADRVAKRIRGRSSSVSSDLGDGKVRAVRYQACMVKETVFLDPWSSVSNSAPEFLVYNELIQTRSGPYMYGVTRVKSEWLVEHARALCTFSAPPTDTKPYYEPLTDQVFSYVIPAFGSHLWELPPFGLPMNKLDQFPDRVKAFAYALLQGQVLPCLKVVRKCMAEPPGNVLKPEAAGRRRVGNLLEKLMRNKIHNCAALRQVWKENRMELHPEFLAWFNKSFQTSSFEALWSLMLREVALE, from the exons ATGAGCAAATCCCAGAAAAGAAAGCGCAACAAGTTGGAG GTTGAATCCAAATATTCAAAACGCAGGAAAGCTTTACAATTCCCAAAAGCTGGATTTAACAAGAATAATGGAGACTGTGCTTGTAATGATCAAACTGAGCCTGATCATCAGTTAGAAAAAACTCAATCAAGGCAGGATTTGGATGAGATTCATGAG GACAAAGTAAAAGAGAGCACAAAAGTAAATTCCAGCAGCAGAGCAAGTGAATTATCAGAATTTCCTGCAGCAAGGCCTCTACTTGCACCAACCATAGTGCATGTATCAAGGCCTGATGAAGTTGAAGAAGCAAGGAAGGATCTTCCAATAGTAATGATGGAGCAGGAGATCATGGAGGCCATTAATGAAAATTCCACTGTGATTATACGTGGAGAGACTGGATGTGGTAAAACAACCCAAGTTCCTCAG TTTCTTTTTGAAGCTGGCTATGGTTCAAGCCACTCTAATTCTGCCCAAAGTGGTATTATTGGTGTAACTCAACCCCGCCGTGTTGCAGTCTATGCGACGGCTGAGCGAGTGGCGTATGAGCTTGGACTGAATTTAGGTAAAGAGGTCGGCTTTCAAGTTAGGCATGACAAAAGAATGAGTAAAAGTAGTTGCTCCATCAAATTCATGACAGACGGAATATTACTACAAGAACTCAAG agtgattttttgttgaaGCAATACTCTGTCATAATTCTTGATGAAGTACATGTGCGGAGCTCGAACACCGACATACTTATCGGAATGCTTTCACGTGTTATTGTACAGCGTCAG AAAGAATATGAAAACCAGCAAAAGGCGGTGCTTTTGGGGAAAAACGTAAGTCGTGAACAACAGATTTTCCCTTTAAAGCTTGTGCTGATGAGTGCTACCTTGCGAGAAGACTTTATCAGAAAGCTTTTTGGTGAGCCCCCGATCATAGAAGTCCCCACTAGACAATTTTCAGTAAAAGCTTACTACGAAAACAGAACCGAGGAAGAAGGGGATTATGTTGAGAAAGCATGTAAAAAAGTCTTGAAGATTCACAAGAGACTGCCACTTGGGGGCATACTTGTGTTTGTCACTGGGAAGCGAGAAGTAGAGCGCTTGTGTCGAAAGCTACAAGGAGCTTCAAGGGAACTTATGAAAAGATCAGTTGAGAGTGATACTGATGAAGTTTCTGATATTGATTCTGTTGAGGATGAGTTGGAGGGTTATTCATATGATTCAGAAACAGAAAGTGAACAAGAATTTTTTCGCGATGACGATAGGGATTCATTGTGCCAAGATACCCCAGGATTAGTTGATGGAACTGTGGCAGAGGTTGTAGGAGAGGATGGTAGCATTGTATCACCGAAAGCTGGTTTCGATTCTTGGGCTGGAAAATCTTCATTATGCTGCAATTCAGCTGGGAAAAAGGGTACTTTTCCAGGCGCACTGCATGTTGTCCCTCTTTATGCCAGACTGAATGCAGAAGCTCAACttacggaaatagaaaaagTGAAGGAGGGAGGTCGGCTTGTTGTTGTAGCCACAAATGTGGCTGAAACCTCTTTAACTATAAGCAGGATAAAGTATGTTGTTGATACTGGGAAAGAGAAAGTGAAGGACTACAATTCAAATGGCATGGAAACATATAAAATACAGTGGATTAGCAAGGCATCAGCTGATCAGCGTAAAGGAAGAGCTGGAAGAACAGGACCTGGCCACTGTTACCGCCTGTATTCTCAAGCAGTGTATTATAACAAATTCCCTGATTTTTCCGCACCCGAAATATCCAAAGTCCCCTTTGATGGTGTTGCCCTTCTTCTGAAGTCTATGAATATTCTTAAG atatccaattttccatttccAACTCCTCCAGAGGCTGGTGCTGTGGATGAAGCAGAGCGTCTCTTGGCGGTCCTTGAAGCAAGTGACACAAATGGAAGATTAACGCCTTTAGGGCATTCCATGGCTTGTTATCCCCTGCGTCCTCGTCACTCTCGGATGCTCCTTACGATTTTTCAAATCATGAGTAAACAGAAAAATCGTGCTCGAGCTAATTTGGTGTTAGCATATGCAGTTGCAGCAGTTGCATCTCTGAGTTGTTCAAATCCTTTTCTCAGGCAGTTTGAAGATATTCACACTACAAACCATGACAATGTTTGCAGCGATGCGCCTTTCGAGCATTCAAATCAAGAGAAGTTGACAAAGAAGAAACTAAAAGAAACTCTAAAAGTGCCTCGTGAAAGGTTTTTCAATCCCAGCAGTGATGCTCTGTCCAGAGCTTATGCTTTGCAGTGCTATGAAATATCTAAGAGGCCAGTGGAATTCTGCAATGACAATGCTCTGCACCCGAAAACCATGGAGGAAATATCCAAGCTGAGAAAGCAGCTCTTCGAACGTGTCTTTGAACAAAGTGGCGTTTCTGGTGGGGAGAAAGAATTTTCATGGATCTATGGTAGCATGGAAGATGTAGAACGTGATTGGAGGGTTTCCTATGACAAGAACCCTCTTTCGATGTATGAGGAAGAGCTCTTGGGCCAAGCCATCTGTGCTGGTTGGGCAGACAGGGTTGCTAAGCGCATTAGAGGAAGGAGTTCATCAGTGTCATCTGATTTAGGAGATGGAAAAGTTCGTGCCGTTCGATATCAAGCCTGCATGGTTAAAGAGACTGTGTTCCTCGACCCTTGGTCATCTGTTTCTAATTCAGCCCCTGAATTTCTGGTATACAATGAGCTAATCCAGACAAGATCAGGACCGTACATGTACGGCGTTACTCGTGTAAAATCAGAATGGCTTGTTGAGCATGCCCGGGCTTTATGCACTTTCTCTGCACCCCCAACAGATACCAAACCTTACTACGAGCCTCTAACTGATCAAGTATTTAGTTATGTCATTCCAGCCTTCGGTTCTCATTTGTGGGAGCTTCCACCATTTGGTTTGCCAATGAATAAACTTGATCAGTTTCCAGATCGAGTGAAAGCTTTTGCTTATGCTTTGCTTCAAGGCCAGGTTTTGCCTTGCTTAAAAGTTGTTCGTAAGTGTATGGCAGAACCTCCTGGTAATGTTTTAAAGCCGGAAGCAGCTGGTCGACGGCGGGTTGGGAATCTTTTAGAGAAGCTGATGAGAAACAAGATTCATAACTGCGCTGCGTTAAGACAGGTGTGGAAGGAGAATCGCATGGAGTTGCATCCAGAATTCCTGGCCTGGTTTAATAAGAGTTTCCAAACTAGCAGCTTTGAAGCCCTTTGGTCACTCATGCTTCGTGAAGTTGCTTTAGAGTGA